A genomic region of Nymphaea colorata isolate Beijing-Zhang1983 chromosome 2, ASM883128v2, whole genome shotgun sequence contains the following coding sequences:
- the LOC116249042 gene encoding MLO-like protein 1, producing MAGGEKTYDLVFTPTWIVAAVCSVIIILSLLLERALHYLGKSMKKRSQKSLYEAVLKVKEELMLLGFISFLLSVFQGAISKICIPRSYLHHMLPCRRKDYTLPEETTSHFQVMGAVMRHLLAETESENHCEKKGKEQLLSIEAIHQLHIFIFVLAITHVVLSVVTICLGGLKIRQWRIWEDSIAKNNYNAEDSNPQSKVTHVQHHDFIKEHSLALKGNSWLHSFVKQFYSSVTKPDYTTLRLGFIMTHCRGNPQFNFHRYMVRAYEADFKKVVGISWYLWGIVILFLLINVGGWHTFFWITLIPLILLLAVGTKLEHVITQLAKEVAEKHTAIEGDLVVQPSDDHFWFGKPRVVLYLIHFILFQNAFEIAFFFWLWVTYGFDSCIMGKVSYVIPRLIFGVIIQVLCSFSTLPLYALVTQMGSSFKKMIFDVHVQENLAGWAQKARRRKAVGPMSNPATPSVVSNTHARNRSPDEIQLQETPLVHSVPNNNL from the exons ATGGCAGGTGGGGAAAAGACGTATGACTTGGTGTTCACGCCTACATGGATCGTCGCAGCTGTTTGTTctgtcatcatcatcctctccctcctcctcgaAAGGGCGCTTCACTACCTCGGAAAg TCGATGAAGAAAAGGAGCCAAAAGTCTCTGTACGAAGCAGTGCTGAAGGTCAAAGAAG AGCTGATGCTGCTGGGATTCATCTCCTTCTTGCTCTCTGTCTTCCAAGGTGCCATCAGTAAAATATGCATCCCCAGAAGCTACCTTCATCACATGCTGCCATGCAGGAGGAAAGATTACACCCTACCCGAGGAAACGACCAGCCATTTCCAAGTGATGGGAGCAGTAATGAGACACCTTCTCGCGGAGACAGAATCCGAAAACCATTGCGAGAAGAAG GGGAAGGAACAACTGTTATCAATTGAAGCAATACATCAGCTGCACATTTTCATCTTTGTGTTGGCCATCACTCATGTTGTTCTCAGCGTCGTTACCATATGTTTGGGTGGTTTGAAG ATTCGTCAGTGGAGAATTTGGGAGGACTCGATTGCCAAGAATAACTACAATGCCGAAGACAGCA ATCCACAATCCAAGGTCACGCATGTTCAGCACCACGATTTCATTAAGGAGCACTCCTTAGCTTTAAAAGGCAATAGTTGGTTG CATTCCTTCGTAAAACAATTTTATTCATCAGTAACCAAGCCTGATTACACGACACTGCGTCTGGGGTTCATTATG ACGCACTGCAGAGGGAACCCACAATTCAATTTCCACAGGTATATGGTGCGTGCATATGAAGCTGATTTTAAGAAAGTTGTCGGCATAAG CTGGTATCTATGGGGAATTGTCATTCTCTTCTTATTAATCAACGTTGGGG GGTGGCATACATTTTTCTGGATAACGCTCATTCCTTTAATT CTTCTGCTAGCCGTGGGCACAAAACTCGAACACGTAATCACTCAGTTGGCTAAAGAAGTTGCCGAGAAACACACCGCCATAGAAGGAGACTTGGTGGTTCAACCCTCAGATGATCACTTCTGGTTCGGAAAACCTCGCGTCGTCCTCTACCTGATTCACTTCATCCTCTTCCAGAACGCCTTCGAGATCGCCTTCTTCTTTTGGTTGTGG GTCACGTATGGTTTCGACTCCTGCATTATGGGGAAAGTCAGCTATGTTATTCCCAGATTAATTTTTGG GGTGATCATCCAAGTTCTATGCAGCTTCAGCACCCTCCCACTTTACGCCCTCGTCACCCAG ATGGGGAGCTCGTTTAAGAAGATGATCTTCGACGTGCATGTCCAAGAAAACCTTGCAGGATGGGCTCAAAAGGCCAGAAGGAGAAAAGCCGTCGGTCCGATGAGCAATCCGGCGACACCATCCGTGGTTTCTAACACTCACGCGAGGAACAGATCGCCTGATGAGATTCAGCTACAAGAAACCCCCTTGGTCCATTCAGTTCCAAACAATAATCTTTGA
- the LOC116249283 gene encoding MLO-like protein 1 → MAGGEKSKDLEYTPTWIVAAVCSVIIIISLFLERALHYLGKYMKKRSAKSLYEAVLKVKEELMLLGFISFLLTVFQGRISHICIPRSYLHHMLPCRREDDRRPEDGDEPGHFQVMGAAMRHLLADTDSEEHCKAEHGKVQLLSLAAIHQLHIFIFILAITHVVLSVVTIVLGGLKIRQWKTWEDSVAKNNYNEEISKAKVTHVQNHAFIKDHYLDSGILRWLHSFLKQFPSISKSDYITLRLGFIMTHCRGNPQFNFHRFMVRAYEADFKKVVGISWYLWGIVILLLLLNLKGWHTFSWITLVPLLLLLAVGTKLEHVITQLAREVAEKHSAVEGDLVVQPSDDHFWFNRPRLVLHLIHFILFQNAFEIAFFFWLWISFRFRSCMMEKVGYVIPRLIFGVIIQVLCSFCTLPLYAIVTQMGSSFKKTIFDEHVQENLAGWVQKARRKAVGPKSNPATPFMASNTHPRNRSPDEIQLQEAPLLHSVPNNNP, encoded by the exons ATGGCAGGTGGGGAGAAGTCGAAAGACTTGGAGTACACGCCTACATGGATCGTAGCAGCTGTTTGTtccgtcatcatcatcatctcccTCTTCCTTGAAAGAGCGCTTCACTACCTCGGAAag TACATGAAGAAGAGGAGTGCAAAGTCGCTATATGAAGCAGTGTTGAAAGTCAAAGAAG AGCTGATGCTGCTGGGTTTCATATCCTTCTTGCTGACGGTCTTCCAAGGTAGAATCAGTCACATATGCATCCCCAGAAGCTACCTTCATCATATGCTGCCGTGCAGGAGGGAAGATGACCGCCGGCCGGAGGACGGGGACGAGCCCGGCCACTTCCAAGTAATGGGAGCAGCAATGAGACACCTTCTCGCGGACACAGATTCCGAAGAACATTGTAAGGCTGAACAT GGAAAAGTGCAACTATTGTCGCTTGCAGCAATACATCAGCTGCacatttttatctttatcttgGCCATCACTCATGTTGTTCTCAGTGTTGTTACCATAGTTTTGGGTGGTTTGAAG ATTCGTCAATGGAAAACTTGGGAGGACTCAGTTGCAAAGAATAACTACAATGAAGAAATTAGCA AAGCCAAGGTCACACATGTTCAAAACCATGCTTTCATCAAGGACCACTACTTAGATTCAGGCATATTACGTTGGTTG CATTCCTTCCTAAAACAATTTCCATCAATATCCAAGTCTGATTACATCACACTGCGTTTGGGGTTCATTATG ACGCATTGCAGAGGGAACCCACAATTCAATTTCCACAGGTTTATGGTGCGTGCATATGAAGCTGATTTTAAGAAAGTTGTCGGCATAAG CTGGTATCTATGGGGAATTGTCATTCTCCTCTTATTACTGAATCTTAAGG GGTGGCATACATTTTCCTGGATAACGCTCGTTCCTTTACTT CTTCTGTTAGCCGTGGGTACAAAACTCGAACATGTAATCACTCAGTTGGCTAGAGAAGTTGCCGAGAAACACAGTGCAGTAGAAGGAGACTTGGTGGTCCAGCCCTCAGACGATCACTTCTGGTTCAACAGACCTCGCCTCGTCCTCCACCTGATTCACTTCATCCTCTTCCAGAATGCCTTCGAGATCGCCTTCTTCTTTTGGTTGTGG ATCAGCTTCCGCTTCCGCTCTTGCATGATGGAGAAAGTCGGCTATGTGATTCCCAGATTAATTTTtgg GGTGATTATCCAAGTTCTATGCAGCTTCTGCACCCTCCCACTTTACGCCATCGTCACCCAG ATGGGGAGCTCGTTTAAGAAGACGATCTTCGACGAGCATGTCCAAGAGAACCTTGCTGGATGGGTCCAAAAGGCCAGGAGAAAAGCCGTCGGTCCGAAGAGCAATCCAGCAACACCATTCATGGCTTCTAACACTCACCCGCGGAACAGATCGCCTGATGAGATTCAGCTACAAGAAGCCCCTTTGCTCCATTCAGTTCCAAACAATAATCCTTGA